From Klebsiella electrica, the proteins below share one genomic window:
- a CDS encoding putative quinol monooxygenase, with protein sequence MTSDTVSVIAVLKAKPGKTAGLKQALKALLLPTRQEAGNLDYALFQLRDAPDTFYMRESWRDPSALEAHIAQPHFQAFIAQMDSLLAEPLRLDYLTPVE encoded by the coding sequence ATGACGAGCGACACGGTATCTGTCATTGCGGTTCTGAAAGCCAAACCGGGGAAAACGGCCGGGCTCAAGCAGGCGCTGAAAGCGCTGTTACTGCCGACCCGTCAGGAAGCGGGTAATCTGGATTATGCCCTGTTTCAACTGCGCGATGCGCCGGACACCTTCTACATGCGCGAGTCGTGGCGCGACCCATCCGCGCTGGAGGCGCACATCGCCCAGCCGCACTTTCAGGCTTTTATCGCGCAAATGGATAGCCTGCTGGCGGAGCCGCTGCGCCTGGATTATCTGACGCCGGTTGAATAA
- a CDS encoding carboxymuconolactone decarboxylase family protein: MSRLADIREQDVTGKAAEIFAAIKKAMGKVPNAYLTIGSHSPAALQQALAHNAMLSKSSLNAKELEAINLAVSEATGCDYCLAAHTLMAKKAGYSGEQIHALRRGEYAEDARLDALAKFVQTLVRTRGTLPEAEVSALRNAGFSDQQVIEMISAVSAILFTNMVNRVNDTVVDFPKAD, from the coding sequence ATGAGCCGTTTAGCTGATATTCGTGAACAAGACGTCACCGGTAAAGCCGCAGAAATTTTCGCCGCGATCAAAAAAGCGATGGGGAAAGTGCCCAATGCCTATCTGACCATTGGCAGTCATTCGCCGGCAGCATTGCAGCAGGCGCTGGCGCATAACGCGATGCTGAGTAAAAGCAGCCTGAATGCCAAAGAGCTGGAAGCGATTAACCTGGCCGTGAGCGAAGCCACCGGCTGCGATTACTGCCTGGCGGCGCATACATTAATGGCGAAAAAAGCGGGTTACAGCGGCGAGCAAATCCATGCCCTGCGTCGCGGCGAATATGCGGAAGATGCCCGTCTCGATGCGCTGGCGAAGTTTGTCCAGACCCTGGTGCGCACCCGCGGCACGCTCCCGGAAGCCGAGGTCAGCGCACTGCGTAACGCTGGCTTCAGCGACCAGCAGGTGATTGAGATGATCAGCGCGGTGAGCGCCATTCTGTTCACCAATATGGTGAACCGGGTGAATGATACGGTCGTCGACTTCCCGAAAGCCGATTAA
- a CDS encoding GlxA family transcriptional regulator, protein MKLTDVAIVAVDGFSPFHYSVPCMLFGDSVSETKRFNLQICAERPGLLTARDGFALNASADFTALEQADIVVVPYWGAVHQRPPQSLLDSLVRARENGAEIVGLCLGAFVLGYAGLLDGKRAATHWEFEQAFQQLFPQVQLDINALYVDDQRIITSAGTAAALDCCLYIIRQRFGSLAANQIARRMIVPPHREGGQAQFIAQPVPKNTRDARINGLLEYLQQHIAELHNLDSLAQVVAMSRRTLTRHFARATGMSIADWLTMERLRRSQLLLEAGNMPVEQVAESVGFRSAVTWRQQFKSRFGVSPAEWRRTFRRGT, encoded by the coding sequence ATGAAACTCACCGATGTCGCGATTGTCGCCGTGGACGGGTTCAGCCCTTTCCACTACTCGGTTCCCTGTATGTTGTTTGGCGATAGCGTCTCGGAAACGAAACGCTTTAACCTGCAGATTTGCGCCGAAAGGCCGGGATTGTTGACCGCGCGCGACGGCTTTGCGCTCAACGCCAGCGCGGATTTCACCGCCCTTGAGCAGGCCGATATCGTGGTAGTGCCTTACTGGGGCGCGGTGCATCAGCGCCCGCCGCAGTCGCTGCTGGATAGCCTGGTGCGGGCAAGGGAGAACGGCGCTGAAATAGTCGGGCTGTGCCTCGGTGCTTTTGTGCTGGGTTATGCCGGGCTGCTGGATGGCAAACGGGCGGCGACCCACTGGGAGTTTGAGCAGGCGTTTCAGCAGTTGTTCCCCCAGGTGCAGCTGGATATCAATGCGCTGTACGTCGATGACCAGCGGATCATTACTTCGGCGGGCACGGCGGCGGCGCTGGACTGCTGCCTGTATATCATCCGCCAGCGTTTTGGCAGCCTGGCGGCGAATCAGATTGCCCGACGCATGATCGTGCCGCCCCATCGCGAAGGGGGCCAGGCACAGTTTATCGCCCAACCGGTGCCGAAAAATACCCGCGACGCGCGGATTAACGGACTGCTGGAGTATCTCCAGCAGCATATCGCCGAGCTGCACAACCTTGATTCGCTGGCGCAGGTGGTGGCGATGAGCCGCCGTACGTTGACGCGTCACTTCGCCAGGGCTACCGGCATGAGCATTGCCGACTGGCTGACCATGGAACGTCTGCGGCGCAGTCAGCTCCTGCTCGAAGCGGGGAATATGCCCGTCGAGCAGGTGGCGGAGAGCGTTGGTTTCCGCTCCGCCGTGACCTGGCGCCAGCAGTTTAAATCCCGCTTTGGCGTCAGCCCGGCGGAGTGGCGGCGCACCTTTCGCCGCGGGACTTAG
- a CDS encoding nuclear transport factor 2 family protein: protein MTDVRPPLPPFTRESAQQKVRAAEDGWNSRDPQKVALAYTADSRWRNRSEFVHGRAEIIAFLTRKWQKEQHYRLIKELWAWNDNRIAVRFAYEWCDDSGNWFRSYGNENWEFDEHGLMHTRYACINDLPIAERDRLFHWPQGRRPDDHPGLSKLGL, encoded by the coding sequence ATGACCGACGTTCGCCCGCCGCTGCCGCCGTTTACACGAGAAAGCGCGCAGCAAAAAGTTCGCGCCGCCGAAGATGGCTGGAACAGCCGCGACCCACAAAAAGTGGCGCTGGCCTATACGGCCGACAGCCGGTGGCGCAACCGCAGCGAGTTTGTTCATGGACGCGCGGAAATCATCGCCTTCCTGACGCGAAAATGGCAAAAAGAGCAGCACTACCGGCTGATTAAGGAGCTGTGGGCGTGGAACGATAACCGCATTGCGGTGCGTTTCGCCTATGAATGGTGTGACGACAGCGGCAACTGGTTTCGCTCATATGGCAATGAGAACTGGGAGTTTGATGAGCATGGCCTGATGCATACCCGCTACGCCTGCATTAACGATCTGCCGATTGCCGAGCGGGATCGCCTGTTCCACTGGCCCCAGGGGCGCCGCCCCGATGACCATCCGGGGCTGAGCAAGCTGGGGCTGTAA
- a CDS encoding pyridoxamine 5'-phosphate oxidase family protein translates to MPGDFLDIAITPDVMDVQHEMGSDKLWQSPYRPRRGERFGASEEEMIVTRDSFYLATLSQTGWPYIQHRGGPSGFLHLLDDATLAMADFGGNRQYITTGNLRGSNRACLFLMDYPRRARLKIYATVEVLAKDDDPGLLARVTPDNDHVQVERLFRFHLQAFDWNCPQHITPRYSARQVAEYSQTLQQRIQALEQENLRLQQQLTLKGE, encoded by the coding sequence ATGCCGGGGGACTTTCTCGATATTGCCATCACGCCTGATGTGATGGACGTTCAACATGAAATGGGGAGCGATAAGCTGTGGCAGTCGCCGTATCGCCCGCGCAGGGGAGAACGTTTCGGCGCCAGCGAAGAGGAGATGATCGTCACCCGCGACAGTTTTTATCTGGCAACGCTATCGCAAACCGGCTGGCCCTATATCCAGCATCGCGGCGGGCCGTCGGGATTTCTCCATCTGCTGGATGACGCCACGCTGGCGATGGCGGATTTTGGCGGTAACCGGCAGTACATCACCACCGGCAACCTGCGCGGCAGCAACCGTGCCTGCCTGTTTTTGATGGATTACCCGCGCCGCGCCAGGCTGAAAATCTATGCCACCGTCGAGGTGCTGGCGAAGGACGATGATCCGGGGCTGCTGGCTCGGGTCACACCGGACAATGACCACGTCCAGGTGGAGCGCCTGTTTCGCTTTCATCTCCAGGCGTTTGACTGGAACTGCCCGCAGCACATAACGCCGCGCTACAGCGCCCGCCAGGTGGCGGAGTATAGCCAGACGCTGCAGCAGCGTATCCAGGCGCTGGAGCAGGAAAACCTGCGGCTACAACAACAGTTAACCCTCAAAGGAGAATGA
- the nlpA gene encoding lipoprotein NlpA, which yields MKLRLRTAAAVVLAGLLLAGCDQKSSDAKHIKVGVINGAEQDVAEVAKKVAKEKYGLEVELVGFSGSLLPNEATNAGDLDANVFQHRPFLEQDNKAHGYHLVAVGNTFVFPMAGYSRKIKSVADLQDGATIAIPNDPTNLGRALLLLQKEQLITLKAGTGLLPTAVDITANPRHLNIMELEGAQLPRVLDDPKVDVAIISTTYLQQTGLSPVHDGIFIEDKNSPYVNIIVTREENKDAENVKEFMQSYQSPEVAKAAETIFNGGAVPGW from the coding sequence ATGAAATTGCGTTTACGGACAGCCGCCGCCGTGGTGCTGGCGGGCCTGCTGCTGGCGGGCTGCGACCAGAAAAGCAGCGATGCGAAACACATTAAAGTCGGCGTTATCAACGGCGCGGAACAGGATGTGGCGGAAGTGGCTAAAAAGGTCGCCAAAGAGAAATATGGTCTGGAGGTCGAGCTGGTGGGCTTCAGCGGTTCGCTTTTGCCTAATGAAGCGACGAACGCCGGCGATCTGGATGCTAACGTCTTCCAGCATCGGCCATTCCTCGAACAGGATAATAAAGCGCACGGCTACCATCTGGTGGCGGTCGGCAACACCTTCGTGTTCCCGATGGCGGGCTACTCGCGCAAAATAAAATCGGTGGCCGATCTGCAAGACGGGGCGACAATCGCCATTCCGAACGATCCCACTAACCTCGGCCGCGCGCTGCTGCTGTTGCAAAAAGAACAGCTGATTACCCTCAAGGCGGGGACTGGCCTGCTGCCTACGGCGGTCGATATTACCGCCAACCCGCGTCACCTGAACATTATGGAGCTGGAAGGGGCGCAGCTGCCGCGCGTGCTGGACGACCCGAAAGTGGATGTGGCGATTATCAGCACCACCTATCTGCAGCAAACCGGGCTCTCGCCGGTGCATGACGGGATTTTTATTGAAGATAAAAACTCGCCGTACGTGAATATCATTGTGACCCGCGAAGAGAATAAAGACGCGGAAAACGTGAAGGAATTTATGCAGTCCTATCAGTCGCCGGAAGTGGCAAAAGCGGCAGAGACTATCTTTAACGGTGGCGCGGTTCCCGGCTGGTAA
- a CDS encoding NAD(P)-dependent alcohol dehydrogenase: MQINAIGTYSATQPLKSMAISRRDPGPHDVQIAIDYCGVCHSDLHQARSEWAGTLYPCVPGHEIVGQVTAIGNQVSGFNVGDLVGVGCMVDSCKQCAECEAGLENYCDHMILTYNGPTADAPGHTLGGYSQQIVVHERYVLHVRHPKEQLAAVAPLLCAGITTYSPLRHWNVGPGKKVAIVGIGGLGHMGIKLAHAMGAHVVAFTTSESKREAAKALGADEVVVSRNEDEMAAHVKSFDFILNTVAAPHNLDAFTTLLKRDGTLTLVGAPASPHPSPEVFNLIFRRRAIAGSMIGGIPETQEMLDFCAEHGIVADIELIRGDQINEAWERMVKGDVKYRFVIDSATLAG, translated from the coding sequence ATGCAGATCAATGCTATTGGTACGTACTCCGCCACCCAACCGCTGAAATCGATGGCTATCTCCCGCCGCGACCCGGGGCCCCACGATGTGCAGATTGCCATCGATTACTGCGGCGTCTGCCACTCCGACCTTCATCAGGCGCGATCCGAATGGGCCGGTACGCTCTATCCTTGCGTACCGGGACATGAAATCGTCGGCCAGGTGACCGCCATCGGCAATCAGGTCTCGGGATTCAACGTGGGCGACCTGGTCGGCGTCGGCTGTATGGTCGACAGCTGTAAACAGTGTGCAGAGTGCGAGGCAGGACTGGAAAACTACTGCGACCATATGATTCTCACCTACAACGGCCCCACGGCCGATGCGCCCGGACACACCCTCGGCGGCTATTCGCAGCAGATTGTGGTACACGAGCGCTACGTGCTGCACGTGCGCCATCCGAAGGAACAACTCGCCGCCGTGGCACCACTGCTCTGCGCCGGGATCACCACCTACTCTCCGCTGCGCCACTGGAACGTCGGGCCGGGGAAAAAAGTCGCTATCGTCGGTATTGGCGGGTTGGGGCATATGGGGATTAAGTTGGCCCACGCCATGGGCGCCCACGTGGTGGCCTTTACCACATCAGAATCGAAGCGGGAAGCGGCAAAAGCACTGGGCGCGGATGAGGTGGTGGTCTCGCGCAACGAGGACGAAATGGCCGCCCACGTGAAAAGTTTCGATTTCATCCTTAACACCGTGGCGGCGCCGCACAACCTCGATGCCTTCACCACGTTACTTAAACGCGATGGCACTCTGACCCTAGTCGGCGCGCCGGCCAGTCCGCATCCTTCGCCGGAAGTGTTTAATCTGATATTCCGCCGCCGTGCGATTGCCGGTTCGATGATTGGCGGGATCCCGGAAACTCAGGAAATGCTCGATTTCTGCGCCGAGCACGGCATTGTCGCTGATATTGAGCTGATTCGCGGCGATCAGATCAACGAAGCCTGGGAGCGCATGGTCAAAGGCGATGTCAAATATCGCTTCGTGATCGACAGCGCAACGCTCGCCGGCTAA
- the murQ gene encoding N-acetylmuramic acid 6-phosphate etherase, which yields MSIDLSALLTERRNANSANIDTLSTVEMLTVINQEDQQVAHAIAPYLPQIAQVVDKVAAALQAGGRLIYIGAGTSGRLGILDASECPPTFGTRPEQVVGVIAGGHKAILSAVENVEDNKAQGAMDLQNLNFSNRDVLVGLAASGRTPYVIGAMEYAHSQNAFVAIVSCNPHGEMARLADVAITPVVGPEVVTGSTRLKAGTAQKLVLNMISTGAMIRVGKVYSNLMVDVEATNAKLIERQVSIVMEATDCDRARAQAALDACGRHCKTAIIMVLANLSAAEATSLLAKNNGFIRKALSNT from the coding sequence ATGAGTATCGACCTGAGCGCGCTGCTGACCGAGCGCCGCAATGCCAATAGCGCCAATATAGACACCCTGTCCACCGTCGAGATGCTGACGGTCATTAACCAGGAAGACCAGCAGGTGGCCCACGCGATCGCCCCCTACTTACCGCAAATCGCTCAGGTCGTGGATAAAGTGGCCGCGGCGTTACAAGCTGGCGGGCGCCTGATTTACATTGGCGCCGGCACCTCCGGCCGCCTGGGGATCCTCGATGCCAGCGAATGTCCGCCGACTTTCGGTACCCGCCCCGAGCAGGTGGTCGGGGTTATCGCCGGCGGCCATAAAGCCATTCTGAGCGCGGTGGAAAATGTGGAAGATAACAAAGCGCAGGGCGCTATGGATCTGCAAAATCTTAACTTCAGCAATCGCGATGTGCTGGTTGGCCTCGCCGCCAGCGGACGCACGCCGTACGTCATTGGCGCCATGGAGTATGCCCACAGCCAGAACGCCTTCGTCGCCATCGTCAGCTGTAACCCGCACGGTGAAATGGCCCGTCTGGCCGATGTAGCCATCACCCCGGTGGTGGGCCCGGAAGTGGTCACCGGTTCTACCCGCCTGAAGGCGGGAACCGCGCAAAAGCTGGTGCTGAACATGATCTCCACCGGCGCCATGATCCGCGTCGGTAAGGTGTACAGCAATCTGATGGTTGACGTTGAAGCGACCAACGCGAAGCTGATTGAGCGCCAGGTATCGATCGTGATGGAAGCCACCGACTGCGATCGCGCCCGCGCGCAGGCCGCGCTGGATGCCTGCGGTCGCCACTGTAAAACCGCCATTATCATGGTACTGGCGAATCTGAGCGCCGCAGAAGCAACATCCCTGCTGGCGAAAAATAACGGTTTTATCCGCAAAGCGCTGAGCAATACCTAA
- a CDS encoding zinc-binding alcohol dehydrogenase family protein, giving the protein MKAIAITRAVTEGSNIPFLSDIELPLPVAAGHDLLIEVKAISVNPVDTKVRAGFTGDTPRVLGWDAVGIVKSVGEAVTLFAPGDEVWYAGALERAGSNSEFQLVDERIVALKPRSLDNASAAALPLTAITAWELLFDRLGVQEGGNAGDTLLIVGAAGGVGSILTQLARKLTRMTVIGTASRPESQKWVLDAGAHHVIDHSKPLSEELARIGVNAVTHVASLNKTEQHYAQLIAALAPQGKLALIDDPESLDARPLKAKSISLHWEFMFTRSMFETPDMLAQHQLLTRVAALIDDKTIKTTLGEHYGPINASNLQRAHARLETGRAVGKIVLEGF; this is encoded by the coding sequence ATGAAAGCGATCGCCATTACCCGCGCCGTAACTGAAGGCAGTAACATCCCATTTTTAAGCGACATTGAGCTCCCGCTTCCGGTTGCTGCCGGGCATGACCTGCTCATTGAAGTGAAAGCGATTTCCGTTAACCCGGTGGATACCAAAGTCCGCGCCGGATTTACCGGCGATACTCCGCGCGTGCTGGGCTGGGATGCGGTTGGCATCGTAAAATCGGTCGGCGAGGCGGTGACGCTGTTCGCGCCGGGCGATGAAGTCTGGTATGCCGGTGCGTTGGAACGCGCGGGAAGTAATAGCGAGTTTCAGCTCGTCGACGAACGGATCGTCGCCTTAAAGCCGCGCTCACTGGATAACGCCTCTGCCGCCGCCCTGCCGCTGACCGCCATCACCGCATGGGAATTATTGTTCGACCGTCTTGGCGTGCAGGAAGGCGGCAATGCCGGGGACACGCTGCTGATTGTCGGCGCGGCGGGCGGCGTCGGTTCCATTCTCACGCAGCTGGCGCGCAAACTGACGCGCATGACGGTCATCGGCACCGCTTCGCGCCCGGAAAGCCAGAAATGGGTGCTTGATGCCGGGGCGCACCACGTTATCGATCACAGCAAGCCGCTCAGTGAAGAACTGGCGCGGATTGGGGTCAACGCCGTGACGCACGTCGCCAGCCTCAACAAGACTGAGCAACATTACGCGCAGCTGATTGCCGCCCTCGCCCCACAGGGTAAGCTGGCGTTGATTGACGACCCGGAATCCCTCGATGCCCGCCCGCTGAAAGCCAAAAGCATTTCGCTGCACTGGGAGTTTATGTTCACCCGTTCGATGTTTGAAACGCCGGATATGCTGGCCCAGCATCAGCTGCTGACCCGGGTGGCGGCGCTGATTGACGATAAGACCATCAAAACCACCCTCGGCGAGCATTACGGTCCAATCAACGCCAGCAACCTGCAGAGAGCGCACGCCCGACTGGAAACCGGACGCGCGGTCGGCAAAATCGTGCTGGAAGGGTTTTAA
- a CDS encoding MBL fold metallo-hydrolase — protein sequence MHMIHIRNSTQIIEYAGKKFLIDPMLADRGAWPGFPGTARAGLRNPLVGLPFSLETIIDVDAAIVTHTHDDHWDEAAIAAIPKTLPVFVQHDGDARLLRGQGFQDIRLLSAESEFAGVRLQKTTSGQHGSDRTYAVPAMAERLGEACGVVFRHPQEKTLWLVGDTLWRPEIEADMLRLHPDVVVLNAGYAHVIGFGPIIMGKEDVLKAHFTLPEAHIVAIHLEAVNHCLLSREELREYVADNQIADVVSIPQDGESLFF from the coding sequence ATGCACATGATCCATATCCGTAACTCAACTCAGATTATTGAATATGCAGGGAAAAAGTTCCTGATTGACCCGATGCTGGCGGATCGCGGCGCCTGGCCGGGATTTCCGGGCACCGCCCGCGCGGGGCTGCGTAACCCGCTGGTCGGGCTGCCTTTTTCCCTTGAAACGATTATTGATGTCGATGCGGCGATCGTCACCCATACGCATGATGATCATTGGGACGAGGCGGCGATCGCCGCGATCCCGAAAACGCTGCCGGTTTTTGTCCAGCATGACGGCGATGCCCGGCTGCTGCGCGGACAGGGATTTCAGGATATCCGCCTGCTGTCGGCAGAAAGCGAGTTTGCCGGCGTCCGCTTACAGAAGACCACTTCCGGACAGCATGGCAGCGACCGCACCTATGCCGTACCGGCCATGGCGGAGCGCCTGGGCGAAGCCTGCGGGGTGGTGTTCCGCCATCCGCAGGAGAAAACGCTGTGGCTGGTGGGCGACACCCTCTGGCGCCCTGAAATTGAGGCCGATATGCTGCGGCTGCATCCCGATGTGGTGGTGCTGAACGCCGGCTACGCGCATGTGATCGGTTTTGGCCCGATTATTATGGGTAAAGAAGATGTGCTGAAAGCGCATTTCACGCTGCCGGAGGCGCACATTGTGGCTATCCATCTCGAAGCGGTTAACCACTGCCTGCTGAGCCGCGAGGAGCTGCGCGAATACGTGGCGGATAATCAGATTGCCGATGTGGTCAGCATCCCGCAGGATGGCGAAAGTCTTTTCTTTTAA
- a CDS encoding AraC family transcriptional regulator — translation MDSLSHLLALLAPRCEVNLHCRFGGRWQAGHEQMRSGVVPWHFVLRGEGRLTVGKQTRQMRTGDVILLPHGSPHLMESLVEWGQILPVAHRFNGTLTEVRTGTDQDALEMLCGEFYFGPHVSWLFAEPADLIHLHTDERAACPELELLLNVLVRESLMARPGSGAIVRSLGDTLLVLLLRTLLGSEAPPEGLLRLMSDERLMPAVFAVLETPEQPWTLESMAARAFLSRATFARHFARAYHLTPQAWLSQLRMAMAARLLRVERQTNLDVIAGRCGFQSQASFSKAFKKLYGVTPGEWRRR, via the coding sequence ATGGACAGTCTCAGTCATCTGTTGGCGCTGCTGGCGCCGCGCTGCGAAGTTAATCTCCACTGCCGGTTTGGCGGTCGCTGGCAGGCTGGTCATGAACAGATGCGCAGCGGCGTGGTGCCCTGGCATTTTGTGTTACGCGGCGAGGGGCGGCTGACGGTCGGCAAGCAAACCCGGCAGATGCGGACGGGAGATGTCATCTTGCTCCCGCACGGCTCGCCGCATCTGATGGAAAGTCTGGTGGAGTGGGGGCAGATCCTGCCCGTCGCTCACCGCTTTAACGGCACTCTGACCGAGGTCCGAACCGGTACCGACCAGGATGCGCTGGAGATGCTGTGCGGCGAATTTTACTTCGGCCCGCACGTCAGCTGGTTATTTGCGGAACCGGCGGACTTGATTCATCTGCATACCGACGAGCGCGCGGCGTGCCCGGAGCTGGAGCTGCTGCTTAACGTGCTGGTACGGGAAAGCCTGATGGCCCGGCCCGGCAGCGGCGCTATCGTGCGCAGTCTCGGCGACACGCTGCTGGTTTTGCTGCTGCGCACGCTGCTGGGCAGCGAAGCGCCGCCGGAAGGGCTGCTGCGACTGATGAGCGATGAACGGCTGATGCCCGCTGTTTTCGCGGTGCTGGAGACGCCGGAGCAGCCCTGGACGCTGGAGAGTATGGCCGCCCGCGCTTTTCTATCGCGCGCCACCTTCGCCCGGCACTTTGCCCGCGCGTATCACCTCACGCCGCAGGCCTGGCTTTCGCAGCTGCGCATGGCGATGGCTGCGCGTCTGCTGCGCGTGGAGCGGCAGACCAACCTTGATGTGATTGCCGGGCGCTGTGGGTTCCAGTCGCAGGCCTCGTTCTCGAAGGCGTTTAAAAAGCTGTATGGCGTCACGCCCGGCGAGTGGCGACGCCGGTGA
- a CDS encoding LysR family transcriptional regulator, with the protein MDRLSAMALLVKVTELGSMSAAARALNMPLTTVSRHIAELESTLGVRLLLRTTRKLTLTDAGIDYVAAARRILEEVDQAERQAAGEYQQPKGELTIAAPTMFGRQHVLPVVTAFLARYPQIRVRLLLSDRNADLVDEHIDLAVRIGTLPDSAMVATRLGEMRIVTCAHPALLEKHGSPQCPRELSTLPVIRIESPMPYRGWRFKATMAEDRHVTLQPVLCVTTPESAADAARLGAGVARLLHYQAIDGLTSGELTLILEAMEPEPAPVHLLYTARGLAPLKLRKFLDFATPMLRQALAGIAATR; encoded by the coding sequence ATGGATCGCTTGAGCGCGATGGCGCTACTGGTAAAAGTGACTGAACTGGGCAGCATGTCGGCGGCGGCGCGGGCGCTGAATATGCCGTTGACCACCGTCAGCCGCCATATTGCCGAGCTGGAAAGCACGCTCGGCGTGCGCCTGCTGCTGCGCACCACCCGCAAGCTGACGCTGACCGATGCCGGTATCGATTATGTCGCCGCCGCGCGGCGCATTCTCGAAGAGGTGGACCAGGCCGAACGCCAGGCGGCGGGAGAATATCAGCAGCCGAAGGGCGAACTGACGATCGCGGCGCCGACGATGTTTGGCCGTCAGCATGTTTTACCGGTTGTGACCGCTTTTCTCGCACGTTACCCGCAAATTCGCGTCCGTTTACTGCTCAGCGATCGCAATGCCGACCTGGTCGACGAGCATATCGATCTCGCGGTGCGCATTGGTACGCTACCGGATAGCGCCATGGTTGCCACCCGTCTGGGCGAGATGCGTATCGTGACCTGCGCCCACCCGGCGCTGCTGGAGAAACACGGATCCCCGCAGTGCCCGCGTGAGCTGAGTACGCTGCCAGTCATTCGTATTGAATCACCGATGCCCTATCGCGGCTGGCGGTTTAAGGCGACGATGGCGGAAGACCGGCACGTGACGCTGCAACCGGTACTGTGTGTGACTACCCCGGAGAGCGCCGCCGACGCCGCGCGACTGGGGGCTGGCGTGGCGCGCCTGCTGCACTACCAGGCCATTGATGGCCTGACGAGCGGCGAGCTGACGCTGATACTGGAGGCGATGGAACCGGAACCTGCGCCGGTACATCTGCTGTATACCGCGCGCGGGCTGGCGCCTCTTAAGCTGCGGAAATTTCTCGATTTCGCTACTCCCATGCTGCGCCAGGCGCTGGCAGGCATCGCGGCAACCCGCTAG